CTGTGGGTCTGGCGATTATAATAAACCTGTTCAGAAACAGGGAAACAGTGAACGTTGATGAGATAAACATTATGAAATGGTAAAATTGATAGTCTCGTAAAAAGTCAAAACCTCCCGTCAGGGGAGGGAAAAGCGACTTTTTACGAAGCCATCAAAATTGGAGGAAAAATATGTTGGATTATGTGTGGTTGGTTCCCCTGTTTCCTATAATTGGCGCCATTATCAACGGAATTTTTGGGACTAAACTGAGCAAGAAGACCGTAGGTGTGGTAGCCTGTGGAGTTATAGGATTGTCATTCCTTGTGTCAGTTTTAGTATTTTTCAGCCTGTTACAGCTTCCTCCAGAGAGCAGGTCATTTGAAAAGATTATCTATACATGGATACCTGCCGGAGACCTGAAGACCACTGTTGGTTTTCTGGTGGACCCTCTTTCCATGATAATGATGCTGACGGTCTCAGGGGTCTCTTTCCTGATTCATATTTACTCTGTTGGGTATATGCATGACGATGAGGGATACAAACGTTATTTTACTTACCTGAATATCTTTGTATTCTCTATGCTGGTATTGGTTTCTGCCAATAACTTTCTGATGATGTTTGTAGGCTGGGAAGGTGTTGGGTTGTGTTCATACCTTCTCATAGGGTTCTGGTATCAAAGAAAGGAGCCCTCGGATGCGGGTAAGAAGGCATTTGTGGTTAACAGGATAGGGGATTATGGTTTCCTTCTGGCTATGATGTTAATCTTTGTCACATTTGGGACATTAGACTTCCAAAAGGTATTTAATATTGCCCACTATAACTTTCAGGCTGGCAGCATGGTAATAACGGCAATAACCCTTCTACTTTTTGTTGGGGCTACAGGGAAATCAGCCCAGATACCCCTTTACACCTGGTTGCCCGATGCCATGGAAGGTCCTACCCCTGTAAGCGCTTTGATTCATGCCGCTACGATGGTTACCGCAGGAGTATATATGGTTGTCCGCTGTAATGTTTTGTTCACTCTCGCCCCTATTTCCCTTACGGTTGTAGCCATTATCGGGGTTGCTACAGCTGTATTTACAGCATCCATAGCCCTGGCTGCAAACGATATAAAGAGGGTTTTGGCATATTCTACCATCAGTCAATTGGGATACATGTTTCTGGCTTGTGGTGTGGGGGCATTCAGTGCCGGTATCTTCCATCTCATGACCCATGCGTTCTTCAAGGCATTACTCTTTCTGGGTGCCGGAAGTGTTATGCATGCCATGGCAGGGGAACTTGACATGAGAAAGATGGGGGCTTTAAAATCCCATATGCCCAAAACGTACTGGACATTTCTAATAGCTACCCTGGCAATAGCAGGTATATTCCCCTTCGCCGGGTTTTTCAGCAAGGATGAAATACTATGGAATGCCTTTCAGAAGAATACGGTTCTCTGGGTATTAGGTGCCGGTGCTGCGTTAATGACGGCTTTTTATATGTTCAGGGCTGTGTTTATGACCTTTCATGGAGAGTCCAGGGTAGATGAACATGTGGCAAAACACCTTCACGAATCTCCATCTGTTATGACCAACCCCCTTGTTGTCCTGGCTATCCTGTCCGCGATCGGTGGTTTTGTGGGTATCCCCATAATAAAAGGGGCAAATGTCTTCCATGATTTCCTGGCGCCGGTTACAGGAGAACATCTGGCAGGCTCAGCAAAGATTACACTGACCAATCTGGCTTATGCCTCGAACACTGCCGCTACTTCCGGAGAAACAGTCCACCATTCTGTCGGTCTTGAGGTATCGATGATGATAGTTTCTCTGGCTATAGCGCTGGGCGGGTTATGCCTGGCATATTACATGTATATAAAAAACCCATCTCTTCCTAAGAGATTAGCAGAGAAATATAAACTCCTTTATCATCTCATCTGTAACAAATATTTTGTTGATGAAATATATGATTTTCTGTTCGTTAACCCTATCAAGAGGGGTTCCGAAGTCCTCTGGCAATTCTTTGATGCTAAGGTAGTCGATGGTATGGTTAACGGCTCAGGTCGTTTTGTCCAGTGGGGCAGTTCTGTTTTGAAAAGGATTCAGACAGGCTATGTTCAAAACTATGCCCTCTCTATACTGGTTGGCATAGGAGCCATTATTACTTATTTCCTTTTCAGGTAATTTCCTAATATTAAAAAAGGAGTTAGTTAATGAATCAGTCAGAGTTTCCTGTATTGACCCTGATTACATTTCTCCCCGCTCTTGGTGCAGTTTTCATCTTGCTCACGAATAAGGCGGAAATAACTCAGATAAGGTGGACGGCATTTATTACTACCTTCATGAACTTCCTGTTTTCTCTACCGGTATTTTTTTACTTCAATGCAGGTTCTGCCGAGATGCAGTTTGTTGAGGAGGTTGCCTGGATAAAGGAATACGGGATAAGTTATTTTGTGGGTATCGATGGAATAAGCCTGCTCCTCATCCTCCTTACAACCTTTTTTGCACCCATCTGTGTGGTGGCTTGCTGGAAGGACATAAAAGACAAAGTCAAGGAATTTATGATATGTCTTCTGTTGTTGGAAACGGGTATGATCGGCGTTTTTGTGTCCCTTGATCTGTTTTTGTTCTATGTCTTCTGGGAGGTCATGCTCATCCCCATGTACCTTTTAATAGGAATATGGGGTGCCCCTGCCCGGAGAATCTATGCTGCCATAAAGTTCTTTTTATTTACAATGTTTGGTAGCCTGTTAATGTTAGTGGCTATTCTGGTACTGTATTTTATTAATCATAGCGTAACAGGAGAATACACCTTCAACCTCTTAAAACTATATGAACTCTCTATACCTTTCCATGTCCAGACCTGGCTATTTCTTGCCTTCTTTCTGGCATTTGCCATTAAGGTTCCAATGTTTCCCTTCCATACATGGCTTCCCGATGCCCACACCGAGGCACCAACCGTGGGCAGCGTACTTCTGGCAGCGGTGCTTTTGAAGATGGGAACCTATGGATTCCTCAGGTTCAGTATGCCTTTATTCCCTGTAGCGTCCCACAACTTTATCCCGTTGGTATCTATACTTGCTATAATCGGGATTATCTATGGGGCTTTGGTTTCCATGGTGCAGAAGGACCTGAAGAGGCTGGTAGCATTTTCCAGTGTGAGTCATTTGGGCTTTGTTATGCTGGGGCTATTTGCCCTTAATATACAGAGTGTGCAGGGTGGATTAATTCAGATGATAAACCATGGTCTCAGCACAGGGGCACTCTTTTTGATTGTGGGTATGATATATGAGAGGAGGCATACCAGGATGATAGCAGACTTTGGAGGACTGTCCAGGGTGATGCCTGTGTTTGCCACCTTCTTTATGATTGTTACCCTTTCATCTATCGGGCTTCCTGGATTGAACGGTTTTGTGGGAGAATTCCTGATTCTTTTGGGTACATTTAAGTCCAATGTCGTCTATGCAGTATTTGCCGCTACCGGGGTTATCTTTGCAGCGGTTTATATGCTCTGGATGTTTCAAAGGGTTATGTTCGGAGAAGTTACCAGGGAGGAGAACAGAAACCTCAAAGACCTTTCCGTCAGAGAAATCGGTGTCCTGGTCCCTATCCTGATCTTTATATTCTGGATTGGGCTTTATCCAAAGACATTTTTAGGTAAAACCGAGGCTTCTGTACAGCATTTTTTGAAAGAGTTTAACAAGAAGTATGAGGCTAGTATCCAGAAAAAAGATAACATCCATGCTGTAAATAAGAGTGAAGAGTTGATTGTAAAGAAGTAACGAGTACATCAATCGGGGGAGATTCATATGGATTTAGCTATTCCTAAAATAGATGTGGCAAGTTTGGGGCCAGAGCTTATACTGAGTATTGCTGCTATGCTTGTTTTGCTGGTCAGTGTATTTTTACCGAAAGGGAGGAAAGACCCTGCTGCCTACCTGAGCTTATTGGGGATTTTCTTTGCTTTCGTAAGCGAAGTATTCCTGTGGGGAAACCCGAGATATGCCTTTAACAATATGATATTGGTGGACAACTTTTCCCTCTTTTTTAACTCGATCTTTCTTATCGCAGCAGGTCTCTCTATATTAATGTCTGTAAATTATCTTAAAGAAGAAGAGATGGACCACGGAGAATTCTATGCACTTATACTTTTTGCGACAGTAGGTATGATGTTTATGGCGATAGGGTCCAACCTGATAACGATTTTCTTAGGTCTGGAGACTATGTCCATATCGATATATGTTCTTGCAGGTTTCTTTCGAAAGAGTAACAAATCAAACGAGTCCGCGTTGAAGTACCTGTTGCTTGGTGCCTTTTCTTCTGCCTTTTTATTGTATGGTATAGCAATGATGTATGGTGCCACAGGCACAACGGATCTCAAGGGTATATCAGAGTACCTTTCCAAAGCCGCTTACCTGAAAGATCCGATGCTCCTGTCTGGAATGGGGCTTTTGATTGTTGGATTTGGTTTCAAGATAGCCTCTGTCCCGTTTCATATGTGGACCCCGGATGTCTATGAAGGTGCCCCCACTTCTATTACAGCCTTTATGTCTGTTGGGGTTAAGGCAGCGGCGTTTGCAGCTTTTGTAAGGGTGTTCCTCTATTCTCTATGGGATCTTCAGCCTGATTGGAACTATGTCTTGTGGATATTGGCCGTCCTTACAATGACTTTGGGAAACGTAGTTGCCATTGCTCAGAGCAACATAAAACGAATGCTGGCATATTCCAGTATTGCCCATGCAGGATATATAATGGTTGGAATGGTGGCTTCAAATGAATTGGGAACATCCAGCATACTGTTCTATATGTTAGCGTATGCCTTTATGAATCTGGGGGCATTTGCTGTTATCATCCTTTATGGCCGTAAAGGTGAGGAAAACCTGGATATCAACGATTACTCAGGCATGGGTTTTAAATACCCGGCGCTTGCCTTGTTGATGTCTGTCTTTATGTTCTCTTTAGCCGGCATTCCTCCGACAGCAGGGTTTGTCGGGAAGTTCTACATTTTCAGTGCAGCAATAAAGTCAGGATATATCTGGCTCGCCATCATCGGCGTTATGAACAGCCTGGTTTCAGTTTATTACTATCTGAGGATTACCGTGATGATGTATATGAAGGAGCCGGTGAAAGAGTTTGCAGGTCTCAAGTGGTCGCCATCTATAACTATTGCCCTGATTATTGCAGTAATCGGAACCCTGCTGATAGGGATATTCCCGTCTCCATACCTGGATATGGCAAAACAGTCCATTCAGCTT
The nucleotide sequence above comes from Thermodesulfobacteriota bacterium. Encoded proteins:
- the nuoL gene encoding NADH-quinone oxidoreductase subunit L, with the protein product MLDYVWLVPLFPIIGAIINGIFGTKLSKKTVGVVACGVIGLSFLVSVLVFFSLLQLPPESRSFEKIIYTWIPAGDLKTTVGFLVDPLSMIMMLTVSGVSFLIHIYSVGYMHDDEGYKRYFTYLNIFVFSMLVLVSANNFLMMFVGWEGVGLCSYLLIGFWYQRKEPSDAGKKAFVVNRIGDYGFLLAMMLIFVTFGTLDFQKVFNIAHYNFQAGSMVITAITLLLFVGATGKSAQIPLYTWLPDAMEGPTPVSALIHAATMVTAGVYMVVRCNVLFTLAPISLTVVAIIGVATAVFTASIALAANDIKRVLAYSTISQLGYMFLACGVGAFSAGIFHLMTHAFFKALLFLGAGSVMHAMAGELDMRKMGALKSHMPKTYWTFLIATLAIAGIFPFAGFFSKDEILWNAFQKNTVLWVLGAGAALMTAFYMFRAVFMTFHGESRVDEHVAKHLHESPSVMTNPLVVLAILSAIGGFVGIPIIKGANVFHDFLAPVTGEHLAGSAKITLTNLAYASNTAATSGETVHHSVGLEVSMMIVSLAIALGGLCLAYYMYIKNPSLPKRLAEKYKLLYHLICNKYFVDEIYDFLFVNPIKRGSEVLWQFFDAKVVDGMVNGSGRFVQWGSSVLKRIQTGYVQNYALSILVGIGAIITYFLFR
- a CDS encoding NADH-quinone oxidoreductase subunit M — encoded protein: MNQSEFPVLTLITFLPALGAVFILLTNKAEITQIRWTAFITTFMNFLFSLPVFFYFNAGSAEMQFVEEVAWIKEYGISYFVGIDGISLLLILLTTFFAPICVVACWKDIKDKVKEFMICLLLLETGMIGVFVSLDLFLFYVFWEVMLIPMYLLIGIWGAPARRIYAAIKFFLFTMFGSLLMLVAILVLYFINHSVTGEYTFNLLKLYELSIPFHVQTWLFLAFFLAFAIKVPMFPFHTWLPDAHTEAPTVGSVLLAAVLLKMGTYGFLRFSMPLFPVASHNFIPLVSILAIIGIIYGALVSMVQKDLKRLVAFSSVSHLGFVMLGLFALNIQSVQGGLIQMINHGLSTGALFLIVGMIYERRHTRMIADFGGLSRVMPVFATFFMIVTLSSIGLPGLNGFVGEFLILLGTFKSNVVYAVFAATGVIFAAVYMLWMFQRVMFGEVTREENRNLKDLSVREIGVLVPILIFIFWIGLYPKTFLGKTEASVQHFLKEFNKKYEASIQKKDNIHAVNKSEELIVKK
- a CDS encoding NADH-quinone oxidoreductase subunit N, which codes for MDLAIPKIDVASLGPELILSIAAMLVLLVSVFLPKGRKDPAAYLSLLGIFFAFVSEVFLWGNPRYAFNNMILVDNFSLFFNSIFLIAAGLSILMSVNYLKEEEMDHGEFYALILFATVGMMFMAIGSNLITIFLGLETMSISIYVLAGFFRKSNKSNESALKYLLLGAFSSAFLLYGIAMMYGATGTTDLKGISEYLSKAAYLKDPMLLSGMGLLIVGFGFKIASVPFHMWTPDVYEGAPTSITAFMSVGVKAAAFAAFVRVFLYSLWDLQPDWNYVLWILAVLTMTLGNVVAIAQSNIKRMLAYSSIAHAGYIMVGMVASNELGTSSILFYMLAYAFMNLGAFAVIILYGRKGEENLDINDYSGMGFKYPALALLMSVFMFSLAGIPPTAGFVGKFYIFSAAIKSGYIWLAIIGVMNSLVSVYYYLRITVMMYMKEPVKEFAGLKWSPSITIALIIAVIGTLLIGIFPSPYLDMAKQSIQLFM